In one window of Nesterenkonia sandarakina DNA:
- a CDS encoding ABC transporter permease, translating into MTPAPKPEQQSPWAEAEGRLSRALRELGQTSWVVTVLAVVVALVVGAVLILAASRDVQASLSYFFAQPSAFLETSFQVLREAYSALFRGAVFDWQAPSVARSIRPLTETMVYSVPLILAGLGIAIGFRSGMLNIGGQGQIILGATSAGFLGYALSMPVGLHVLLALAGGILGGAIWGGIAGVLKARTGANEVIVTIMLNNIAIYLLAYLLQQQWFKQTGSNQPLSSSVDESAQLFSLLGPGFRLHAGFLVAILATIAVWWLLERSTLGFEFRAIGENPEAARTAGINVPKATALVLVIAGGLAGLGGAAHVLGTEYRLAGGVAGTLGFDAITVALLGRSKPLGTFLAGLLLGGLRAGGVLMQAQTGTPIDIVLVLQAVIVLMIAAPPLVRAIFFLPHADGRPRIGRRRARSKTPREHAAAETPERELQTAGAPSAPPGTAASDTDTPGPEAPNPGSSSSNPQEPGK; encoded by the coding sequence ATGACCCCTGCCCCGAAGCCCGAGCAGCAGAGCCCCTGGGCCGAGGCCGAAGGCCGACTCTCGCGCGCCCTGCGCGAGCTGGGTCAGACCTCCTGGGTGGTGACGGTCCTCGCCGTCGTCGTGGCCCTGGTGGTCGGCGCAGTGCTGATCCTCGCCGCCAGCCGGGACGTCCAGGCCAGCCTCAGCTACTTCTTCGCCCAGCCCAGCGCCTTCCTGGAGACCTCCTTCCAGGTGCTGCGCGAGGCCTACTCCGCATTGTTCCGCGGCGCCGTCTTCGACTGGCAGGCGCCCTCCGTGGCACGTTCGATCCGTCCGCTGACCGAGACCATGGTCTACTCGGTGCCGCTGATCCTGGCCGGACTGGGCATCGCGATCGGCTTCCGCTCCGGGATGCTGAACATCGGTGGTCAGGGCCAGATCATCCTTGGCGCGACCTCCGCCGGGTTCCTGGGCTACGCGCTCTCGATGCCGGTGGGGCTGCACGTGCTCCTGGCACTGGCCGGCGGCATCCTCGGCGGCGCCATCTGGGGCGGGATCGCAGGTGTGCTCAAGGCGCGCACCGGCGCCAATGAGGTGATCGTGACGATCATGCTCAACAACATCGCCATCTACCTCCTCGCCTATCTGCTGCAGCAGCAGTGGTTCAAGCAGACCGGCTCCAACCAGCCGCTCTCGAGCTCGGTGGATGAATCGGCGCAGCTCTTCTCCCTGCTGGGCCCCGGCTTCCGGCTCCACGCCGGCTTCCTGGTCGCGATCCTGGCGACCATCGCCGTCTGGTGGCTCCTGGAGCGGTCCACCCTGGGCTTCGAGTTCCGCGCCATCGGAGAGAACCCGGAGGCCGCCCGCACCGCGGGGATCAACGTGCCCAAGGCCACCGCGCTGGTGCTGGTGATCGCCGGTGGTCTCGCCGGGCTCGGCGGCGCCGCGCACGTGCTGGGCACCGAATACCGGCTGGCCGGCGGAGTCGCCGGCACGCTGGGCTTCGATGCCATCACGGTCGCGCTGCTCGGCCGCTCCAAGCCGCTGGGCACCTTCCTGGCCGGTCTGCTGCTGGGCGGGCTGCGTGCCGGCGGGGTGCTGATGCAGGCACAGACCGGCACCCCGATCGACATCGTGCTGGTCCTGCAGGCTGTGATCGTGCTGATGATCGCCGCACCGCCGCTGGTCCGGGCGATCTTCTTCCTGCCCCATGCCGACGGACGTCCCCGGATCGGGCGTCGCCGCGCGCGCAGCAAGACTCCCCGTGAGCATGCCGCCGCCGAGACCCCGGAGCGTGAGCTGCAGACCGCCGGCGCACCGAGCGCCCCACCCGGGACCGCAGCATCCGACACCGACACGCCGGGTCCTGAAGCACCGAACCCCGGTTCATCGAGCAGCAACCCACAGGAGCCTGGCAAGTGA